A DNA window from Brassica napus cultivar Da-Ae chromosome A4, Da-Ae, whole genome shotgun sequence contains the following coding sequences:
- the LOC106445010 gene encoding LIM domain-containing protein PLIM2c codes for MAFTGTLDKCKACDKTVYVMDLMTLEGMPYHKSCFRCSHCNGTLVISNYSSMDGVLYCKPHFEQLFKESGNFSKNFQSAGKTEKSNDVTRAPSKLSSFFSGTQDKCAACKKTVYPLEKMAMEGESYHKTCFRCAHGGCPLTHSSYAALNGILYCKVHFSQLFLEKGNYNHVLEAANHRRTSEEDKIEPNVNDASPKEEEETSDAVPEEHES; via the exons ATGGCGTTTACAGGGACACTAGACAAATGCAAGGCGTGTGACAAGACTGTCTACGTTATGGATTTGATGACATTGGAAGGAATGCCTTACCACAAGTCATGCTTCAGGTGCAGCCATTGCAATGGCACTCTCGTG ATTAGCAACTACTCATCCATGGATGGAGTTCTGTATTGCAAACCACATTTTGAACAGCTCTTCAAAGAATCTGGAAACTTCAGCAAGAATTTTCAGTCAG CAGGAAAGACCGAAAAATCGAATGACGTG ACGAGGGCTCCAAGTAAGCTATCATCCTTCTTTAGTGGAACACAAGACAAATGTGCAGCTTGCAAGAAAACTGTTTATCCTCTAGAGAAGATGGCGATGGAAGGAGAATCTTACCACAAGACTTGCTTTAGATGTGCACACGGTGGTTGTCCATTAACACACTCTTCATACGCTGCTCTCAATGGTATCCTTTACTGTAAGGTTCATTTCAGTCAGCTTTTCCTCGAGAAAGGTAACTACAATCATGTCCTCGAAGCTGCTAACCACCGACGCACATCTGAGGAAGACAAAATTGAACCCAACGTAAATGATGCAAGccctaaagaagaagaagaaacttctGATGCAGTCCCTGAAGAACATGAGTCCTAA
- the LOC106445008 gene encoding (+)-neomenthol dehydrogenase isoform X2, whose translation MTEETPRYAVVTGANKGIGFEICRQLANNGIRVVLTSRDEKRGLEAVETLRRETEVSEQTLVFHQLDVTDPASITSLAQFVKAQFGKLDILINNAGVSGVIIDIDAMRAGKEKVDFNWEENIPENDYDLAKECLNINYYGPKRMCEALIPLLELSDSPRIINVSSFMGQLKNLLNEWAKGILSDAENLTEERIDEVIDKLLNEFKDGVIKTKDWSKVMAAYVVSKASLNGYTRILAKKHPEIRVNSVCPGVVRTDMTFNIGDFSVEEGASCPVRLALLPYQETPSGCFFNRKQLSEF comes from the exons ATGACAGAGGAAACACCAAG ATATGCTGTAGTTACTGGAGCAAACAAGGGAATTGGCTTCGAGATTTGCAGACAATTAGCAAACAATGGAATTAGAGTTGTTTTGACCTCTAGAGATGAGAAGAGAGGACTTGAAGCTGTTGAGACTTTGAGACGAGAGACTGAAGTTTCTGAGCAAACCCTTGTCTTTCATCAGCTTGATGTCACCGATCCTGCTAGTATCACATCTCTCGCCCAGTTTGTTAAAGCCCAATTTGGAAAACTCGATATCTTG ATCAATAACGCAGGGGTGAGTGGTGTGATCATTGATATTGATGCTATGAGAGCTGGAAAAGAGAAA GTAGATTTCAATTGGGAGGAAAATATCCCAGAGAATGATTATGACCTAGCTAAAGAATGCttgaatataaattattatggACCAAAGAGAATGTGTGAGGCACTTATTCCCCTTTTGGAGTTATCTGATTCTCCTAGAATCATCAATGTATCATCCTTCATGGGTCAGCTAAAG AATCTACTAAACGAATGGGCTAAAGGGATTTTGAGCGACGCGGAGAATCTAACAGAGGAAAGAATCGACGAAGTTATTGACAAACTTCTCAACGAATTCAAAGATGGTGTGATTAAGACAAAAGACTGGAGTAAAGTTATGGCAGCTTACGTGGTTTCCAAGGCAAGTTTAAATGGTTACACGAGGATACTAGCCAAGAAACATCCCGAGATTCGAGTGAACTCGGTTTGTCCTGGAGTTGTTAGGACGGATATGACTTTCAATATTGGAGATTTTTCTGTGGAAGAAGGAGCATCATGTCCCGTGAGGTTGGCTTTGCTTCCATATCAAGAAACTCCTTCTGGTTGTTTCTTCAACCGCAAGCAACTTTCAGAGTTCTGA
- the LOC106445008 gene encoding (+)-neomenthol dehydrogenase isoform X1 yields the protein MTEETPRYAVVTGANKGIGFEICRQLANNGIRVVLTSRDEKRGLEAVETLRRETEVSEQTLVFHQLDVTDPASITSLAQFVKAQFGKLDILINNAGVSGVIIDIDAMRAGKEKQVDFNWEENIPENDYDLAKECLNINYYGPKRMCEALIPLLELSDSPRIINVSSFMGQLKNLLNEWAKGILSDAENLTEERIDEVIDKLLNEFKDGVIKTKDWSKVMAAYVVSKASLNGYTRILAKKHPEIRVNSVCPGVVRTDMTFNIGDFSVEEGASCPVRLALLPYQETPSGCFFNRKQLSEF from the exons ATGACAGAGGAAACACCAAG ATATGCTGTAGTTACTGGAGCAAACAAGGGAATTGGCTTCGAGATTTGCAGACAATTAGCAAACAATGGAATTAGAGTTGTTTTGACCTCTAGAGATGAGAAGAGAGGACTTGAAGCTGTTGAGACTTTGAGACGAGAGACTGAAGTTTCTGAGCAAACCCTTGTCTTTCATCAGCTTGATGTCACCGATCCTGCTAGTATCACATCTCTCGCCCAGTTTGTTAAAGCCCAATTTGGAAAACTCGATATCTTG ATCAATAACGCAGGGGTGAGTGGTGTGATCATTGATATTGATGCTATGAGAGCTGGAAAAGAGAAA CAGGTAGATTTCAATTGGGAGGAAAATATCCCAGAGAATGATTATGACCTAGCTAAAGAATGCttgaatataaattattatggACCAAAGAGAATGTGTGAGGCACTTATTCCCCTTTTGGAGTTATCTGATTCTCCTAGAATCATCAATGTATCATCCTTCATGGGTCAGCTAAAG AATCTACTAAACGAATGGGCTAAAGGGATTTTGAGCGACGCGGAGAATCTAACAGAGGAAAGAATCGACGAAGTTATTGACAAACTTCTCAACGAATTCAAAGATGGTGTGATTAAGACAAAAGACTGGAGTAAAGTTATGGCAGCTTACGTGGTTTCCAAGGCAAGTTTAAATGGTTACACGAGGATACTAGCCAAGAAACATCCCGAGATTCGAGTGAACTCGGTTTGTCCTGGAGTTGTTAGGACGGATATGACTTTCAATATTGGAGATTTTTCTGTGGAAGAAGGAGCATCATGTCCCGTGAGGTTGGCTTTGCTTCCATATCAAGAAACTCCTTCTGGTTGTTTCTTCAACCGCAAGCAACTTTCAGAGTTCTGA
- the LOC106445011 gene encoding acyl-coenzyme A thioesterase 13, with amino-acid sequence MSSSSSSSPSPISSETTISKEIDPNNVSLAENFLKSFTFPDSSLDDFASFDSFSVLLQNNIRALSVARGRITCSVVVTPGLTNYFNGLHGGAVASISERLSMACARTFVSEEKQLFLGELSMSYLSAAPVTSELVVEGSVVRSGRNLTVVNVEFKMKDTMKVTYLARATFYQSIISKL; translated from the exons atgtcttcttcttcttcttcttctccttctccgatCTCGTCCGAGACGACAATATCCAAAGAAATCGATCCCAACAACGTATCCCTCGCCGAAAACTTCCTCAAATCGTTCACTTTCCCCGACTCCTCCCTCGACGATTTCGCCTCCTTCGACTCTTTCTCCGTCTTGCTCCAAAACAACATCCGAGCTCTCTCCGTCGCACGTGGCCGCATCACGTGCTCCGTCGTCGTCACGCCTGGCCTtacc AATTACTTTAATGGGTTACATGGAGGAGCAGTGGCCTCAATTTCAGAGAGATTATCAATGGCTTGCGCGAGAACATTCGTGTCTGAAGAGAAACAGCTGTTCCTCGGTGAATTGAGTATGTCTTATCTCTCTGCTGCTCCAGTTACG AGTGAATTGGTGGTGGAAGGATCGGTGGTGAGGAGTGGGAGGAACCTGACGGTGGTGAATGTTGAGTTCAAGATGAAGGACACCATGAAAGTCACTTACCTAGCTCGTGCTACTTTTTACCAATCTATTATCTCCAAGCTTTAA